A genome region from Fusobacterium varium includes the following:
- a CDS encoding ABC-F family ATP-binding cassette domain-containing protein: protein MALLQVNNLYMGFSGETLFKNISFSIDEKDKIGLIGVNGAGKSTLIKILMGLEYDEVDPATNQRGIISKKNNLKIGYLSQNPTLNKENTVFEELMTVFSNLQEDYHRIQELNIILAENLDDFDKTMEELGVVTARYEQNEGYAIEYKVKQILNGLSLAERLWTSKIGELSGGQLSRVALGKILLEEPELLILDEPTNHLDLSAIEWLERMLKEYKKAFILISHDVYFLDNVVNRVFEIEGKTLKAYNGNYTDFSIQKEAYLSGAVKAYDKEQDKLRKMEEFIRRYKAGVKSKQARGREKILNRMEKMENPVITTKKIKLKFETDSTSVDLVLRIKDLAKSFDGKEIFSNLSLDIYRGDRVGVIGKNGVGKSTLLKIINGLEKQSKGEFKIGDRVKIGYYDQNHQGLNLKRTVLEELMYHFTLSEEEARNICGGFLFTEDDVYKEIGSLSGGEKARVAFMKLMLEKPNFLILDEPTNHLDIYSREILAEALEDYTGTILVVSHDRNFLDCVVNNIYEVRKDGATLFKGDYNSYIAQRDEVKEIKDNKGTLSFEEQKKNKNRISSLERKIVKAEEDLEKLEEKKAKKEEEYNQAGVRNNVDELIQIQNELEELDLQILSLMEEWENMENELKNLKNTL from the coding sequence ATGGCACTTTTACAAGTTAACAATTTATATATGGGATTTTCAGGAGAAACACTTTTTAAAAATATTAGTTTCTCAATTGATGAAAAAGATAAGATAGGTTTAATAGGTGTAAATGGAGCTGGAAAAAGTACACTTATAAAAATTTTAATGGGACTTGAATATGATGAAGTAGATCCAGCAACAAATCAAAGAGGAATAATATCTAAAAAAAATAATTTAAAAATAGGGTATTTATCTCAAAATCCAACTCTTAATAAAGAAAATACAGTGTTTGAAGAGCTTATGACAGTATTTTCAAATCTGCAAGAGGATTATCACAGAATACAAGAGTTAAACATTATTTTAGCAGAGAATTTAGATGACTTTGATAAAACTATGGAAGAGTTAGGAGTTGTAACTGCTAGATATGAGCAAAATGAAGGGTATGCTATTGAATATAAGGTAAAACAAATTTTAAATGGACTTAGTTTAGCAGAAAGATTATGGACAAGTAAGATAGGAGAACTATCTGGGGGGCAACTTTCAAGGGTAGCATTGGGAAAAATTCTATTAGAAGAACCAGAACTTTTGATATTAGACGAGCCTACTAACCACCTTGATCTAAGTGCAATTGAGTGGCTAGAGAGAATGTTAAAAGAGTATAAAAAAGCATTTATTCTAATTTCCCATGATGTTTACTTTTTAGATAATGTAGTAAATAGAGTTTTTGAAATAGAGGGAAAAACTTTAAAAGCATATAATGGGAATTATACAGATTTTAGTATTCAAAAAGAGGCTTACCTTTCTGGAGCAGTAAAAGCTTATGATAAGGAGCAAGATAAACTTAGAAAGATGGAGGAGTTTATCAGAAGATATAAGGCAGGAGTAAAATCTAAACAAGCTAGAGGAAGAGAAAAGATCTTAAATAGAATGGAGAAGATGGAGAATCCTGTAATTACAACTAAGAAGATAAAACTAAAGTTTGAAACAGATAGCACAAGTGTAGATTTAGTTTTAAGAATAAAGGATTTAGCAAAGTCTTTTGATGGAAAAGAGATATTTTCAAATCTTAGTTTAGATATTTATAGAGGAGATAGAGTAGGGGTTATTGGTAAAAATGGTGTTGGAAAATCTACTTTATTAAAGATAATAAATGGATTGGAAAAACAAAGTAAAGGAGAATTTAAAATTGGTGATAGAGTTAAGATAGGTTACTATGATCAAAATCATCAAGGGTTAAATCTTAAAAGAACTGTTTTAGAAGAGTTAATGTACCATTTTACATTGAGTGAAGAGGAAGCTAGAAATATTTGTGGAGGATTTTTATTTACTGAAGATGATGTTTATAAAGAGATAGGAAGTTTAAGTGGAGGAGAAAAGGCAAGGGTAGCCTTTATGAAACTTATGCTTGAAAAACCTAACTTCTTAATACTAGACGAGCCTACTAACCACTTAGATATCTATTCAAGAGAGATTTTAGCTGAAGCTTTAGAAGATTATACAGGAACAATTTTAGTTGTATCTCATGATAGAAACTTCTTAGATTGTGTTGTTAACAATATATATGAAGTAAGAAAAGATGGAGCTACTCTCTTCAAAGGAGATTATAACTCATATATTGCTCAAAGAGATGAAGTTAAAGAGATAAAAGATAACAAAGGAACTTTAAGTTTTGAGGAGCAAAAGAAAAATAAAAATAGAATATCTTCATTAGAAAGAAAAATAGTAAAAGCTGAAGAAGATTTAGAAAAATTAGAGGAGAAAAAAGCTAAAAAAGAGGAAGAATATAATCAAGCAGGAGTTAGAAATAATGTTGATGAGCTAATTCAAATCCAAAATGAGCTAGAGGAACTAGATCTTCAAATTCTTTCACTTATGGAGGAATGGGAAAATATGGAGAATGAACTAAAAAATTTAAAAAATACTTTATAA
- a CDS encoding 30S ribosomal protein S12: MPTLSQLVKNGRDTLLEKKKSPALQGNPQRRGVCVRVYTTTPKKPNSALRKVARVKLTNGIEVTCYIPGEGHNLQEHSIVLVRGGRTKDLPGVRYKVIRGALDTAGVAKRKQSRSKYGAKKA; encoded by the coding sequence ATGCCTACTTTAAGTCAATTAGTAAAAAACGGAAGAGACACTTTACTAGAAAAGAAAAAATCACCAGCATTACAAGGAAACCCACAAAGAAGAGGAGTTTGTGTAAGAGTATATACAACTACACCTAAAAAACCAAACTCAGCTTTAAGAAAGGTTGCCAGAGTAAAATTAACTAACGGAATTGAAGTTACTTGTTACATTCCAGGAGAAGGACACAACTTACAAGAACACTCAATCGTACTTGTAAGAGGAGGAAGAACAAAAGACTTACCAGGGGTTAGATATAAAGTTATAAGAGGAGCTTTAGATACAGCTGGAGTTGCTAAGAGAAAACAATCAAGATCTAAATACGGAGCTAAAAAAGCGTAA
- the rpsG gene encoding 30S ribosomal protein S7, which produces MSRRRAAVKRDVLPDSRYSDKVVTKVINSIMLDGKKAIAEGIFYSAMDLIKEKTGQEGYDVFKQALENIKPQIEVRSRRIGGATYQVPVEVRADRQQTLAIRWLTLYTRQRKEYGMIEKLAAELIAAANNDGATIKKKEDTYKMAEANRAFAHYKI; this is translated from the coding sequence ATGTCAAGAAGAAGAGCAGCAGTAAAAAGAGATGTACTACCTGATTCTAGATACTCAGATAAAGTAGTTACTAAAGTTATAAACTCAATTATGTTAGATGGTAAAAAAGCTATCGCTGAAGGAATATTCTACTCAGCAATGGATTTAATAAAAGAAAAAACTGGTCAAGAGGGGTATGATGTATTTAAACAAGCTTTAGAAAATATCAAACCTCAAATCGAAGTTAGATCAAGAAGAATCGGAGGAGCTACATACCAAGTTCCAGTAGAAGTTAGAGCTGACAGACAACAAACTTTAGCTATCAGATGGTTAACACTTTACACAAGACAAAGAAAAGAATATGGTATGATAGAAAAATTAGCAGCAGAATTAATCGCAGCAGCTAATAACGACGGAGCAACTATAAAGAAAAAAGAAGATACTTATAAAATGGCAGAAGCAAACAGAGCTTTCGCACACTATAAAATCTAA